Proteins from a single region of Pseudomonadota bacterium:
- a CDS encoding GNAT family N-acetyltransferase, which translates to MGNLKKVLNPKTIAFIGSEDREGTIERSIFDNLLSSGERQVFAVSPDRRKMLHIDCYPSVSFIDEHIDLAVIAVHDELITDIAEECGKKGVEGAIIISAGPKYERKKFENEIWNIKKNYGIRIIGPDSNGIILPNNNLNTTFLKAHPVAGNIAFISQSSTIGNTMLHWGMDNHIGFSMFASLGSMVDVDFADLIDFLQEDYYTKSIMLYVEHIKDAKKFLSASRCFARNKPIVVFKPGRYPQSTETLFSRTGVETGSDAVYDAAFRRVGIVRTKETMDFFDTAKVLVSRSLPRGPRLGVITNSGSISIIACDTLAEQKGQLARLSEKSMKKLCRIMPSYWKANNPFDLFGDADIERYIEITDVCLRDDGVDGVLIVYAPAPYHDPGELARRIVELSLKTTKPIVAVWMGGQYSLQGLDILEKANIPVYTTPEVAVRACMYMFKYRRNIEILNETPEEAPENKMGLTNHLKAVIRNAVKGNKEILDEDDAANFLKNYEIPFLKKSDPHGKSVTTESIVDEWSLRSKKDVDFGTVILFVSMAGGYRNRTGFAVGLPPLNQVLAKYMMDEAEFRATNKSVMRHMEEILMNFSSLIVDFPEIAEIEIEVAVTADDRVYARNTTICIDKNYQKGVAHYPHLVIMPYPTKYIMPWRLRDGRDVILRPLKAEDEPLIKEMMSTLSEETLRLRFFVALKINHRMLMNFCNIDYDREIAIIAELNEGDKKRIIGGGRLIVEPDSGSGQFAMSVHDDFRRQGLGEKFLDITIGIAQDNGLREIYGMVLSENDKMLRLSRRMGFKLMRLPDGVTRVSLKLD; encoded by the coding sequence ATGGGCAATCTTAAAAAAGTGCTTAATCCTAAAACCATTGCATTCATCGGTTCAGAAGACCGGGAGGGCACCATCGAAAGATCAATATTTGATAACCTTCTCTCCTCAGGAGAGAGGCAGGTATTTGCTGTCAGTCCGGACAGAAGAAAGATGCTTCACATTGATTGTTACCCCTCTGTCTCATTTATTGATGAACATATAGACCTTGCTGTCATAGCAGTACATGATGAACTGATTACTGATATAGCTGAAGAGTGCGGGAAAAAGGGTGTAGAGGGTGCAATTATTATATCGGCAGGCCCTAAGTATGAGAGAAAAAAGTTTGAAAATGAGATATGGAATATAAAAAAGAATTACGGCATAAGGATAATTGGCCCCGACAGTAACGGTATTATTCTGCCTAATAATAACTTGAATACCACATTCCTTAAGGCACACCCAGTAGCTGGAAATATAGCCTTTATCTCCCAGAGCAGCACTATAGGAAATACTATGCTTCACTGGGGGATGGATAACCATATTGGTTTCAGTATGTTTGCATCTCTCGGTTCCATGGTTGACGTGGATTTTGCTGATCTCATAGATTTTCTTCAGGAAGATTATTACACAAAAAGCATCATGCTCTATGTTGAGCACATAAAAGATGCAAAAAAGTTCTTAAGTGCCTCGCGCTGTTTTGCACGAAATAAACCTATTGTTGTTTTTAAACCAGGCAGATATCCCCAGAGCACAGAAACGCTCTTTTCCCGTACGGGCGTGGAGACAGGAAGCGATGCAGTCTATGATGCTGCTTTCAGGCGGGTTGGTATAGTAAGGACAAAGGAAACAATGGATTTTTTTGACACAGCCAAGGTCCTTGTTTCAAGATCTCTGCCCAGGGGGCCAAGGCTTGGTGTTATTACTAACTCAGGCAGCATCAGCATTATTGCCTGTGACACCCTTGCAGAACAGAAAGGTCAACTTGCCAGGCTTTCAGAAAAAAGCATGAAAAAGCTTTGCCGTATAATGCCTTCCTACTGGAAAGCAAATAACCCCTTTGATCTTTTCGGAGATGCTGATATTGAAAGATATATCGAGATAACAGACGTTTGCCTGAGAGACGATGGTGTCGACGGTGTTCTCATTGTATATGCGCCTGCTCCTTATCATGACCCGGGAGAACTGGCAAGGCGGATAGTCGAACTCTCTTTGAAAACAACAAAACCAATCGTTGCTGTCTGGATGGGTGGTCAATATTCACTCCAGGGTTTAGATATTTTAGAAAAAGCCAATATACCCGTCTATACAACTCCGGAAGTTGCTGTGAGAGCATGTATGTATATGTTTAAGTACCGGCGGAATATTGAGATTCTAAATGAAACCCCGGAAGAAGCCCCTGAGAACAAAATGGGACTGACAAATCACCTGAAGGCTGTTATTCGCAATGCTGTTAAAGGAAACAAAGAAATCCTTGACGAAGATGACGCTGCAAATTTTCTTAAAAATTATGAAATTCCCTTTTTAAAAAAATCTGATCCTCATGGAAAATCTGTAACAACTGAATCTATAGTTGATGAGTGGTCTTTAAGATCAAAGAAGGACGTTGATTTTGGAACTGTCATACTTTTTGTATCTATGGCTGGAGGATATAGAAATCGTACGGGTTTTGCTGTAGGCCTGCCCCCGTTAAATCAGGTTCTTGCAAAATATATGATGGATGAAGCTGAATTTCGGGCAACCAATAAATCCGTTATGAGGCATATGGAGGAAATCCTTATGAATTTTTCCAGCCTCATTGTTGATTTCCCGGAGATAGCAGAGATAGAAATAGAAGTTGCAGTAACGGCAGACGACAGGGTATATGCAAGAAACACAACAATTTGTATAGATAAAAACTATCAAAAGGGCGTTGCTCATTACCCTCATCTTGTAATTATGCCCTACCCGACAAAGTACATCATGCCCTGGAGATTAAGGGATGGAAGAGATGTTATATTGAGGCCGCTCAAGGCGGAAGATGAACCTCTGATAAAAGAAATGATGTCCACATTATCCGAAGAAACGCTTCGGTTACGATTTTTTGTGGCTTTGAAAATCAATCACAGGATGCTCATGAATTTCTGTAACATAGATTATGACAGAGAAATTGCTATTATTGCTGAATTAAATGAAGGCGACAAAAAGAGGATTATAGGCGGTGGGCGCCTTATTGTCGAGCCTGATTCAGGGAGCGGTCAGTTTGCTATGTCAGTGCATGATGACTTCCGAAGGCAGGGTTTGGGAGAGAAATTCCTTGATATTACAATTGGGATAGCGCAGGATAATGGATTGCGGGAGATTTACGGAATGGTGCTTTCCGAGAATGATAAAATGCTGAGATTGAGCAGGAGAATGGGATTTAAGTTGATGAGGCTGCCCGATGGCGTCACCAGGGTCAGTTTGAAGCTCGATTAA
- a CDS encoding HD domain-containing protein, with protein MHKNTKTPRLNRIESPILRLAKPYLQTRNNELHTRNAIEFAFRLLAIHQAERAVVIPAIILHDVGWCRVSEEIIGKVCRANPDKDLLRIHEEESLKIAREILGIVSYDPLRTNEILEIIDGHDTRSKAFSINDKIVQDSDKLTRFAGSFWFLARRFPITPEAFVISLERLIDRWFFLPDSKEMARIELSRRLTEMDS; from the coding sequence ATGCATAAAAATACAAAAACACCTCGCCTGAATAGGATTGAATCACCGATTTTACGACTAGCCAAACCTTATCTGCAGACGAGAAACAACGAACTTCATACCAGGAATGCAATAGAATTTGCTTTCAGGTTGCTTGCAATCCACCAAGCTGAGAGAGCTGTAGTAATTCCGGCTATAATTTTGCACGATGTGGGATGGTGCAGGGTCTCTGAAGAAATTATTGGAAAGGTGTGCCGGGCTAATCCTGACAAGGATCTCCTAAGGATTCATGAAGAAGAAAGCTTGAAAATTGCAAGGGAAATCCTTGGAATAGTCAGTTATGATCCCTTAAGAACAAATGAGATACTTGAAATAATTGATGGTCACGACACGCGGAGTAAGGCCTTCTCGATCAACGATAAAATTGTGCAGGATTCGGACAAGTTGACTCGCTTTGCAGGAAGCTTCTGGTTTCTGGCTCGACGGTTTCCGATAACACCTGAGGCATTTGTGATATCGCTTGAACGTCTTATAGACCGATGGTTCTTCCTCCCGGATTCTAAAGAAATGGCCAGAATTGAGCTTTCACGGCGTCTTACAGAAATGGATAGTTAG
- a CDS encoding response regulator transcription factor: MNVLIIEDEEKLASFISKGLEEEGYTVETAYDGKTGLEFLGEHSYDIILLDLMIPEIDGFEVLRNMRTWGIDTPVLIITAKTSKEDVIKGLDTGSDDYLTKPFSFDELLARIRALLRRSKKADAHILEYKELVLNPYNRKMNIASKEAELTEKEYMILEFMMKNKEKPLTRKEIAEYAWQNANDSTNIVDVYVNFLRKKMESLSSKKYIHTVRGTGYILKEENEKN, from the coding sequence ATGAATGTACTTATTATAGAGGATGAAGAAAAGTTAGCAAGCTTCATAAGCAAAGGCCTGGAGGAAGAGGGGTATACAGTAGAAACTGCTTACGACGGCAAGACAGGGCTTGAATTTTTAGGCGAGCACAGTTACGATATTATCCTTCTCGATCTCATGATACCGGAAATAGATGGGTTTGAAGTTCTCAGAAATATGCGGACATGGGGCATTGATACTCCTGTATTGATAATTACAGCAAAAACCTCAAAAGAAGATGTTATAAAAGGACTCGATACAGGAAGCGATGATTATCTCACAAAGCCTTTTTCCTTTGATGAACTTCTTGCAAGAATACGGGCATTATTGAGAAGAAGCAAAAAGGCAGATGCCCATATTCTTGAATATAAAGAACTGGTTCTAAACCCATATAATAGAAAAATGAACATAGCATCTAAAGAAGCAGAATTGACTGAAAAAGAGTACATGATATTGGAATTTATGATGAAGAACAAAGAAAAACCATTGACCAGAAAAGAAATTGCAGAATACGCATGGCAAAATGCAAACGATTCAACTAATATAGTAGATGTTTATGTCAATTTTCTCAGAAAGAAGATGGAATCTTTATCATCTAAGAAATATATACACACTGTAAGGGGCACCGGTTATATCCTGAAAGAAGAAAATGAAAAAAATTAA
- a CDS encoding ATP-binding protein, translated as MKKINLPIRWRLTLWYGLILTLILSVFSSGVYTYFRNSLQKSIDEKIKSIGEILSSSMSESHNTSVFGNFERYLENVLGKRPKGKFIQIMDTSGKIGAKMNDIETEVLPSSFKTLERVLNGEVVYETMERVKPRLRMVTIPIIENKESKKVTSIVQVGTSLEDFDETMKKLLIIMLISIPTSIGVSIVSGYFLAKKALRPVDQIRKAAVKITLSNLGEKIDIGSRRDELSRLARTFNEMISRLRDSFLRINQFSIDVSHELKTPLTILKGQTEVALRKDRENEDYKSILKSNLEEINRMAEIIDDLLLLSKAETKEVKLSFEDVSLRDLIADVCMNVKIFADNKGIGLMIKELEDVKIKGDELKLRRMFLNIVENGIKYTQPGGKVDISSSINNGYVQIDIKDNGVGIAEDDIKFIFDRFYRGDKSRKRESGSGLGLSISKWIAEMHKGTIEVKSGLSEGSLFSIKLPV; from the coding sequence ATGAAAAAAATTAATTTACCTATAAGATGGAGACTCACATTATGGTATGGGTTGATACTTACCTTAATCCTTTCAGTTTTTTCTAGCGGAGTATATACCTACTTCAGGAACAGTCTTCAAAAAAGCATAGACGAAAAGATTAAATCTATCGGCGAGATATTGTCATCCTCAATGTCGGAAAGTCATAACACAAGCGTATTCGGAAACTTTGAAAGATACCTTGAAAATGTCCTTGGCAAGCGGCCGAAGGGTAAATTCATTCAGATAATGGATACCTCAGGAAAAATCGGTGCAAAAATGAACGATATTGAAACCGAAGTCCTGCCGTCAAGTTTTAAAACGCTTGAAAGAGTGCTCAACGGAGAAGTTGTCTACGAAACAATGGAACGGGTAAAACCGAGACTGAGGATGGTTACAATCCCCATTATAGAGAATAAAGAAAGCAAGAAGGTAACTAGCATTGTCCAGGTAGGTACATCATTAGAGGACTTTGATGAAACCATGAAAAAGCTCCTTATTATCATGTTAATCAGCATCCCCACCTCTATAGGCGTCAGCATAGTGAGCGGCTATTTTCTGGCAAAGAAAGCATTGCGTCCTGTTGATCAGATAAGGAAGGCTGCTGTAAAGATTACGTTGAGCAACCTCGGCGAGAAAATTGATATCGGAAGCAGAAGGGATGAACTTAGCAGGCTTGCAAGGACCTTTAATGAAATGATCAGCAGATTACGGGACTCATTCCTGAGGATAAATCAATTCAGTATCGATGTTTCGCATGAGTTAAAAACCCCTCTAACAATATTAAAGGGACAGACAGAGGTTGCATTAAGAAAAGATAGAGAAAATGAAGATTATAAAAGCATACTTAAGAGTAACCTCGAAGAGATTAACAGAATGGCAGAAATTATTGATGACCTGCTACTACTCTCCAAGGCTGAAACAAAAGAGGTAAAACTGAGCTTTGAAGATGTTTCACTGAGAGATCTGATTGCTGATGTTTGTATGAATGTTAAGATATTTGCAGACAACAAAGGGATAGGATTGATGATTAAAGAACTGGAAGATGTTAAAATAAAGGGCGATGAACTGAAACTCAGGAGGATGTTCCTGAATATTGTAGAAAATGGCATTAAATATACCCAGCCGGGGGGTAAGGTAGATATATCTTCTTCTATCAATAATGGCTATGTACAGATTGACATAAAAGACAACGGCGTCGGTATAGCAGAAGATGATATTAAGTTTATCTTTGACAGGTTCTACAGAGGGGACAAATCGAGAAAACGCGAGAGCGGCAGCGGTCTTGGTCTATCGATAAGTAAATGGATTGCCGAAATGCATAAAGGTACAATAGAAGTAAAGAGCGGGCTGTCAGAAGGCAGCTTGTTCTCGATAAAATTGCCTGTATAA
- a CDS encoding DegQ family serine endoprotease — protein MRNRRWYLVIILLVIILSGFMYVRSKVFTRESWFNATNMDVKKVVYDKGLPSLSELVKDVKPSVVNISTTTVIKGPDMQERFFGQQNPQQNPFKDFFGNDFFENFFGNTPRKEFKHKSLGSGFIIDKEGYILTNNHVVERAVSIKVKLSDEKEYDAKVIGKDAKTDIALIKIDAKHNLPVAVFGDSGKLEVGDWVIAIGNPFGLEQTVTAGIVSAKGRVIGAGPYDDFIQTDASINPGNSGGPLFNLKGEVVGINTAIVSGGQGIGFAIPINAAKEMLAQLKSKGKVTRGWLGVVIQKITPEIVKSFGLKESEGALVSDVMEQSPAEKAGIKRGDIIVSFNGKKIKDMDMLPRLVGGAEIGKQVKVGIVRDGKPLEVNVTIDELKEESAQASKKPEIEKDFGLVVQNITPDIAKHLNIKDKKGVIVTDVQPGSPAQNVDIRSGDVIKEINRKPIRNITDFKDAMKRGNVKEGIVLLVRRENATFYIVLREE, from the coding sequence ATGAGAAACAGAAGATGGTATTTGGTCATTATCTTACTGGTTATTATTTTGTCAGGATTTATGTATGTGAGGAGCAAGGTATTTACCAGGGAATCCTGGTTTAATGCAACAAATATGGATGTAAAGAAGGTTGTTTATGATAAAGGCTTGCCGAGTTTAAGCGAGCTTGTAAAAGATGTAAAACCTTCTGTAGTGAATATCAGCACGACGACTGTCATTAAAGGCCCTGACATGCAAGAGCGGTTTTTCGGCCAGCAAAACCCTCAGCAAAATCCTTTCAAGGATTTTTTTGGTAACGATTTTTTTGAGAATTTTTTTGGTAATACACCAAGAAAGGAGTTCAAGCACAAAAGTCTCGGCTCAGGTTTTATAATCGACAAAGAAGGGTATATCCTGACCAACAACCACGTTGTGGAGAGAGCGGTGAGTATAAAAGTAAAACTCTCTGATGAGAAGGAATATGATGCCAAAGTGATAGGTAAAGATGCCAAGACCGATATTGCTTTAATCAAAATAGATGCGAAGCACAATCTTCCTGTTGCAGTATTCGGAGATTCCGGAAAGCTGGAAGTTGGTGATTGGGTAATTGCTATCGGCAACCCCTTTGGCCTTGAACAAACCGTTACGGCAGGCATTGTCAGCGCAAAGGGCAGGGTTATAGGCGCCGGACCCTATGATGATTTTATTCAGACTGATGCATCAATCAATCCGGGTAACAGCGGAGGGCCTTTATTTAATTTGAAAGGCGAGGTTGTTGGAATAAACACTGCTATTGTTTCGGGGGGACAGGGAATAGGTTTTGCTATCCCGATAAATGCTGCCAAAGAAATGCTTGCTCAATTAAAGTCAAAGGGTAAGGTTACAAGAGGATGGCTTGGCGTAGTAATACAGAAGATAACTCCAGAGATTGTGAAGAGCTTTGGCTTGAAAGAGTCTGAAGGAGCTCTTGTATCGGATGTGATGGAACAGAGTCCTGCAGAAAAGGCAGGGATTAAAAGAGGAGATATTATCGTATCTTTTAACGGGAAGAAGATAAAGGATATGGACATGCTCCCGAGACTGGTGGGAGGAGCAGAAATAGGCAAACAGGTCAAGGTCGGTATTGTCAGGGATGGGAAACCCCTTGAAGTAAATGTTACGATAGATGAATTAAAAGAAGAAAGTGCCCAGGCATCTAAGAAACCTGAAATAGAAAAGGATTTTGGACTTGTTGTGCAGAATATTACACCTGATATTGCAAAGCATCTGAACATAAAAGATAAAAAAGGGGTAATCGTAACGGATGTGCAACCGGGAAGCCCTGCCCAAAATGTAGACATACGTTCCGGAGATGTCATAAAGGAGATTAACAGAAAACCTATAAGGAATATTACTGATTTTAAGGATGCTATGAAGAGGGGAAATGTTAAGGAAGGCATAGTTTTACTGGTGAGGAGAGAAAACGCAACATTCTACATAGTATTAAGAGAGGAATAA
- a CDS encoding type II secretion system F family protein, which produces MAVYEWQGKTLKGEKKSGVTRADSEAYLRAVLRKDGIILTKSTEKKEIVKKEKYNPKKKIDQLSVVIFTRQLSTMISSGLPLVQSLDILSNQIENKNLRGIVREIKEKIEGGSRFADSLRDYPQCFDPLYINLVVAGEEGGLLDTVLSRLSVYMEKSMKLKKKVKSAMIYPISIIIVAIVVVMVLLIFVIPVFEKMFKDMGAGLPAPTQFVVNLSRLLKSSIHFIIGALVLFVFLFKRYYRTENGKRKVDNLVLKLPIFGILTIKASVARITRTLATLLSSGVAILESLAIVAKVAGNKVIEEALIVARARISEGRSMSEPLEESGVFPPMVVQMIQVGESTGALDTMLNKIADFYEEDVDNLVTNLTAMMEPMIMMFLGVILGGLVIAMYLPIFKLGETVG; this is translated from the coding sequence ATGGCAGTTTACGAATGGCAGGGTAAAACACTAAAAGGTGAGAAAAAATCAGGAGTTACAAGAGCTGATTCCGAGGCTTACCTTAGGGCCGTTTTGAGAAAAGACGGCATTATTCTCACTAAATCAACTGAAAAAAAAGAAATTGTAAAAAAGGAAAAGTATAATCCGAAGAAAAAAATTGACCAGTTAAGTGTTGTAATTTTTACGAGACAGCTCTCAACAATGATTTCATCAGGTCTTCCTCTTGTCCAATCCCTTGATATACTCTCCAACCAGATTGAGAATAAGAACCTGCGGGGCATTGTCAGGGAGATAAAAGAAAAGATAGAGGGTGGATCAAGGTTTGCCGATAGCCTTAGGGATTACCCGCAATGTTTTGATCCATTGTATATAAATCTTGTTGTTGCAGGTGAAGAGGGCGGCCTGCTCGATACGGTACTGTCAAGGCTTTCTGTCTACATGGAAAAATCCATGAAATTGAAAAAGAAAGTAAAATCTGCAATGATATATCCTATCAGCATTATTATTGTTGCAATTGTTGTGGTAATGGTGCTTCTAATTTTCGTGATACCAGTTTTTGAGAAGATGTTTAAAGATATGGGAGCTGGCCTTCCGGCGCCTACACAGTTTGTGGTTAATCTGAGCAGATTGTTAAAATCAAGCATACATTTTATAATCGGTGCTCTTGTATTATTTGTTTTTCTTTTTAAGAGATACTATAGAACCGAAAACGGAAAACGCAAGGTGGACAACCTTGTCCTGAAGCTCCCCATCTTTGGTATTCTTACAATCAAGGCATCAGTTGCAAGAATAACAAGGACGCTTGCCACGCTGTTATCGAGTGGTGTTGCCATTCTTGAAAGTCTTGCAATCGTGGCAAAAGTTGCAGGCAATAAGGTCATTGAAGAGGCATTGATTGTTGCAAGGGCGCGTATTAGTGAAGGCAGAAGCATGTCAGAGCCTCTTGAGGAAAGTGGTGTTTTTCCTCCAATGGTGGTCCAGATGATCCAGGTTGGCGAATCCACGGGCGCACTGGACACCATGTTGAATAAAATTGCAGATTTTTACGAAGAAGATGTTGATAATCTTGTAACGAACCTGACGGCAATGATGGAGCCGATGATTATGATGTTTCTCGGTGTTATATTGGGCGGCTTGGTTATTGCCATGTACCTGCCCATATTCAAACTCGGAGAGACGGTAGGATAA
- a CDS encoding GspE/PulE family protein, whose protein sequence is MLKNIDRKDLYAILTKNNLISEKQIIEIEQTRISSKKEIEDIILDMHIIQEEVFLKTLAAYMRIEFIKIDPLELDSRAITEMIPGKFAKAYGLIPIKKQNETLTLAISNPFLHYPFDDIAKMTGLKIEIVLCTKKNIDSVFNMTYGLMDSLSAAEQEMILHGKISTVDLGNLERLHKGLQISGAQDHASRPIVESVNNLFYYAFDQRASDIHLEPKRDISIVRFRIDGILHNVYILKKVVYNAIVSRIKTMAGMNIAEKRRPQDGRIKIVHKEQEIELRVSTVSTAFGEKVVLRIFDPDILLQDIDELGFSNNDSSLFNEFIRHPYGIILVTGPTGSGKTTTLYSALNKLSSTELNICTIEDPIELVHDMFNQVAVNPQIDLTFGKILRTMLRQDPDIIMVGEIRDTETVQNAIQAALTGHLVLSTLHTNDAPTAITRLIDMGGQPFLIASTLIGVVAQRLVRKICPHCKTSFEVKEEHLKKELGIDTGKKKNIVLHRGEGCLECRGTGYLGRTAVFEIMKIDDEICELTKNKASSNEVRKAALKNGMVTLRENALKKLFNGTTTIEEIVKIIRGI, encoded by the coding sequence ATGCTAAAAAATATAGATAGAAAAGATTTATACGCAATTTTAACCAAAAACAACCTGATCTCTGAAAAACAAATCATTGAAATTGAACAAACCAGAATCTCTTCTAAGAAGGAGATTGAAGATATAATACTGGATATGCATATTATACAGGAAGAGGTTTTTTTAAAAACATTGGCAGCATATATGAGGATTGAATTTATAAAAATTGATCCTTTGGAGCTTGATTCTCGCGCAATCACAGAAATGATACCCGGAAAATTTGCCAAAGCATACGGGTTAATCCCAATAAAAAAACAGAACGAAACTCTGACTCTTGCCATTTCCAACCCATTCTTGCATTATCCCTTTGATGATATCGCAAAAATGACAGGGTTGAAGATAGAGATAGTGCTTTGCACAAAAAAGAACATAGACAGTGTTTTCAATATGACTTACGGTCTGATGGATTCATTGTCTGCCGCAGAGCAGGAAATGATTCTTCATGGAAAAATCAGCACTGTAGATTTAGGCAATTTAGAGCGTTTGCATAAGGGTCTCCAAATTTCAGGAGCTCAGGATCATGCTTCGCGGCCAATAGTCGAATCGGTAAATAACCTTTTCTATTATGCATTTGATCAAAGAGCAAGCGACATACACCTTGAGCCTAAAAGGGATATCAGTATTGTCCGTTTCAGGATAGACGGGATTCTTCACAATGTATATATACTTAAAAAGGTGGTTTACAACGCCATTGTTTCCCGTATTAAAACAATGGCAGGAATGAATATTGCTGAAAAACGGCGGCCTCAGGACGGAAGGATAAAGATTGTTCATAAGGAACAGGAAATAGAGCTTCGCGTTTCAACCGTCTCTACTGCCTTTGGCGAAAAAGTAGTGCTTAGAATATTTGATCCTGACATTCTCCTCCAGGACATTGACGAATTGGGCTTTTCAAATAACGATTCCTCATTATTCAATGAATTTATCCGTCATCCATATGGGATAATCCTTGTGACAGGTCCCACCGGCAGTGGTAAAACAACAACACTGTATTCTGCTTTGAATAAGCTGAGCAGCACGGAATTGAATATATGTACTATCGAAGATCCGATTGAACTTGTCCATGACATGTTTAATCAGGTTGCTGTCAATCCCCAGATTGATTTGACTTTCGGTAAAATATTACGGACCATGTTACGACAGGACCCGGATATCATTATGGTAGGTGAAATCCGCGACACAGAAACAGTTCAAAACGCAATACAGGCAGCGCTTACCGGACACCTTGTTCTCAGCACACTTCACACAAATGACGCCCCTACGGCAATTACGCGCCTCATTGATATGGGCGGACAACCTTTTTTAATCGCTTCTACTTTAATAGGGGTAGTAGCTCAACGTCTTGTTCGCAAAATATGTCCGCATTGCAAGACATCTTTTGAAGTAAAAGAAGAACATCTGAAAAAAGAATTGGGAATTGATACGGGCAAAAAAAAGAATATTGTTTTACATAGAGGCGAAGGTTGTCTGGAATGCAGAGGAACGGGCTATTTAGGTAGAACGGCTGTTTTTGAAATTATGAAAATAGATGATGAGATATGTGAATTAACAAAAAACAAGGCGTCTTCAAATGAAGTCCGCAAGGCAGCATTAAAAAACGGTATGGTTACACTTCGCGAAAATGCGTTGAAAAAATTATTCAACGGTACAACGACCATTGAAGAAATAGTAAAAATAATAAGAGGGATTTAA